The following are encoded together in the Lathyrus oleraceus cultivar Zhongwan6 chromosome 3, CAAS_Psat_ZW6_1.0, whole genome shotgun sequence genome:
- the LOC127131656 gene encoding uncharacterized protein LOC127131656, whose translation MEVINLGSEEDRKEVKVGALLAPEVKERMIELLREYTDVFAWSYQDMPGLDTDIVEHRLPLWPECPPIKQKLRRTRPDMAIKTKEELQKKIDAGFLVTSEYPQWLANIVPVPKKDGKHLRKYKLCLNPNKCTFGVQSGKLLGFIISQKGIEVDLDKVKAIKEMPAPQTEKQVRGFLGRLNYISRFISHMADTCAPIFKLLRKYQCCVWTDDCQKAFDSIKEYLLEPLILSPPVEGRPLIMYLVVLEESMGCVLGQHDETGRKEYAIYYLSKKFTDCESRYSMLEKTYCVMACAAKRLRQYMMNHTTWLISKMDLIEYIFEKPALPGRIARWQMLLSKYDIEYHTLKVIKGSVLADHLAHQSIDDYESINFEFPNEDVIYLKAKDCNEPLPNEGPDPGSQWGLIFDGAINAYGNGIGAVIITPHGSHIPFTARLTSKCTNNMTEYEACIMGLEEAIDLRIKNLDVYGDSALVVNQIKGEWETRQPGLIPYKDYARRLSTFFNNIEFHHIPHEENQMTDDLATLASMVIVNCWNDVPKIDVMRLDRPAHEKL comes from the exons ATGGAAGtaatcaacttggggtctgaagagGATAGAAAAGAAGTCAAAGTTGGAGCATTGCTCGCGCCAGAGGTCAAAGAGAGGATGATTGAGCTTCTCCGAGAATATAccgatgtgtttgcttggtcataccaagacatgccagGGTTGGACACCGATATTGTGGAGCATCGTTTACCGTTGTGGCCAGAGTGCCCACCGATCAagcaaaagttaagaagaactcgTCCAGACATGGCGATCAAAACCAAAGAGGAATTGCAAAAGAAAATTGATGCAGGTTTCCTTGTCACATCAGAGTATCCGCAGTGGTtggccaacattgtgccagtTCCCAAGAAGGACGGGAAG CACTTGAGAAAATACAAACTCTGCTTGAACCcaaacaaatgcacttttggGGTTCAATCAGgaaagcttttaggcttcatCATTAGtcaaaagggtattgaagttgatctcGACAAGGTTAAAGCCATTAAGGAAATGCCAGCACCTCAAACAGAAAAGCAGGTGAGGGGATTCCTTGGACGTTTGAACTAtatttcaaggttcatatctcatatgGCTGATACTTGTGCTCCCATTTTTAAGCTCCTCCGAAAGTATCAGTGTTGTGTTTGGACGGATGATTGtcaaaaagcctttgacagtatcaaagagtatttgctaGAACCTCTTATCTTGTCCCCTCCAGTTGagggaagaccattgattatgtatctggTTGTACTAGAAGAATCTATGGGATGTGTCTTAGGTCAACATGATGAAACAGGAagaaaagagtatgccatctattatttgagcaagaaattcactgactGCGAGTCACGATATTCCATGCTAGAGAAAACTTATTGTGTTATGGCTTGTGCTGCCAAGCGTCTCCGTCAATATATGATGAATCacacaacttggttgatatccaagatggatctgatTGAGTATATCTTTGAAAAACCTGCATTGCCCGGAagaattgctcgttggcagatgctcttgtcTAAATATGACATTGAGTATCACACCCTGAAAGttatcaaaggaagtgtcttggCCGATCATTTAGCTCATCAGTCAATCGACGATTATGAGTCtataaattttgaatttccaAATGAAGATGTGATCTACTTAAAAGCCAAAGATTGCAATGAACCACTGCCAAATGAAGGGCCAGATCCAGGTTCTCAATGGGGTTTAATATTTGATGGAGCAattaatgcttatggtaatggtattggggcagtaataATCACTCCTCATGGCTCACATATCCCTTTCACTGCAAGATTAACATCCAAGTGCACGAACAACATGACGGAatatgaagcctgcattatgggtctagaagaagccattgatcttagaataaAAAATCTCGATGTTTATGGAGACTCAGCTCTAGTTGTCAAtcaaattaaaggagaatgggaaactcgtCAACCCGGCCTAATCCCATATAAAGACTATGCAAGGAGGTTATCTACTTTCTTCAACAATATTGAATTTCATCACATCCCTCATGAGGAAAATCAGATGACAGATGACTTGGCAACTTTGGCTTCCATGGTCATTgtgaattgttggaatgatgtgCCTAAGATAGATGttatgcgtcttgatagaccTGCTCAT gagaaactttga